A genomic window from Salvelinus sp. IW2-2015 linkage group LG13, ASM291031v2, whole genome shotgun sequence includes:
- the LOC111971796 gene encoding protein MON2 homolog has translation MSTSSPEAVKKLLENMQTDLRSLSMECKKKFPPVKEAAESGIVKIKTIAARNSDILATLKENSSEVVQPFLMGCGTKEPKITQLCLAAIQRLMSHEVVSEAAAGNIINMLWQLMENGLEELKLLQTVLVLLTTNTVVHDQVLSKAIVLCFRLHFTKDNITNNTAAATVRQVVTVVFERMVAEDERFKDMVDQPPPVQGNTNRRSVSTLRPSAKDAYMLFQVRPPAQQLRGPSSPPVTECEIFLSLLVKFLXGEKPQWLRAVAVESVHRLCVQPHLLRSFCLSYDMKQHSTKVFRDIVNALGSFIQSLFIVLNTGNPAATNASTGGSGSQGAAQGGPGAGGQGGSLTTQAAFEYRGTWIPLMTVSVQGSAKATYTDETATESILKAELTVAALCGRLGLVTPRDAFITAICKASLPPHYALTVLSSNTANLNNKAYSIQGQSVQIISSSSESHQQVVAVGQPLSVQPQGTVVLTAKNIQCMRTLLKLAHCHGAVLGTSWQLVLATLQHLVWILGLKPGVGGALKPGRAVEGPSTVLTTAVMTDLPVIANILSRLFESSQYLDDVSLHHLINALCSLSLEAVEMAYGTNKEPSLFAVAKLLETGLVNMDRIEILWRPLTGHLLEKACLQIVVDVAGSFGLQNQELNISLPSIGLLWNISDYFFQRGEAITQDLEREEXALQKQAQEKGEPLNRPFHPAPPFDCLWLCLYAKLGQLCVDPRPAVRKSAGQTMFSTIAAHGTLLQQSTWHIVVWKVLFHLLDCVRKSSTTAXKEKIESGGGNILIHHSRDTAEKQWAETWVLTLAGVARIFNTRRYLLQQLGDFFKAWEVLLDHIQSAALSKNSEVSLAALKSFQEILQIATPVKDSAMPTDALAAMGVSPVLIDPLSAPGPGRPLLRSDSMLERLTSYNGAELQAPPPGEESALEDAALWWSAWNTWYRTGTDSTRPPSGGTGTDRPSFVPSQPFLTALVQIFPALYQHIKTGFSMEDLRKLGVILHGAVSIPISSDASPFILPSYTEAVLTSLQEAVLTALDVLQKAICVGPENLQVMYPAVFEQLLLFVEFSCKPPQYGKLETKHVANAKYNQIQLFAPAEWVALNYVPFAERSLEVVVDLYHKTACHKAVINEKVLQNIIKTLRMPLGLKYGCPSESTWKLAVSSLLKVLSTGLPVARQHASSGKFDTMWPELSNAFEDFLFTKSTPPDNVSIQEFQKNEAIDVEVVQLISTEILPFAIFIPKDFVGQIMAMLNKGSIHSQSSSFTEAEVDVRMREEFSKVCFETLLQFSFSNKVSTPQEGYISRMALSVLLKRSQDVLRRYVDDERLSGRCPLPRQQVTEIIFVLKAISTLMDSLKKTQPENVDGTTWAQVIALYPTLVECITCSSSEVSSALKEAMGPFKDFMQPPVSRVQNGES, from the exons GCTGCAGCAGGGAACATCATTAACATGCTGTGGCAGTTGATGGAGAACGGGCTGGAGGAACTGAAGCTGCTGCAGACTGTCCTAGTGCTGCTCACCACCAACACAGTGGTACATGACCAAGTCCTGTCCAAG GCCATCGTGCTGTGTTTCCGTCTGCACTTCACCAAGgacaacatcaccaacaacacAGCCGCCGCCACCGTCAGACAAGTCGTCACCGTGGTATTCGAGAGGATGGTCGCGGAGGACGAGCGCTTCAAAG acatgGTGGACCAGCCTCCTCCAGTCCAGGGTAACACTAACCGGAGGTCTGTCAGCACCCTGAGGCCCAGTGCTAAAGACGCCTACATGCTGTTCCAGGTACGTCCACCAG CCCAACAACTCCGAGGGCCCTCCAGTCCTCCT GTGACAGAGTGTGAGATCTTCCTGTCTCTGCTGGTGAAGTTCTTGGAMGGAGAGAAGCCTCAGTGGCTTAGAGCTGTGGCCGTGGAGTCAGTCCACAGGCTGTGTGTACAGCCACACCTGCTACG GTCTTTCTGCTTGTCCTATGACAtgaagcagcactccaccaaggtGTTCAGGGACATCGTCAATGCTCTGGGCTCCTTCATCCAGTCCCTCTTTATTGTGCTCAACACAGGAAACCCTGCTGCTACCAACGCTTCCACCG GTGGGTCAGGGTCCCAGGGGGCTGCCCAGGGGGGTCCAGGAGCAGGAGGTCAGGGTGGGAGTCTAACCACACAGGCTGCCTTTGAGTACCGCGGTACCTGGATCCCCCTCATGACCGTCAGTGTACAGGGCAGCGCCAAGGCTACCTA TACAGATGAGACGGCGACAGAGAGCATCCTGAAGGCGGAGCTGACCGTGGCGGCGCTGTGTGGTCGCCTGGGCCTTGTGACGCCCCGCGACGCCTTCATCACAGCCATCTGCAAGGCRTCGCTGCCCCCACACTACGCCCTGACTGTCCTCAGCAGTAATACAGCCAACCTTAACAACAAGG CCTACTCCATCCAGGGCCAGAGTGTTCAGATCATCAGTTCCTCCAGTGAGTCTCATCAGCAGGTGGTGGCTGTGGGACAGCCTCTCTCTGTACAGCCCCAAGGCACCGTAGTG CTGACAGCTAAGAATATCCAGTGTATGCGGACCTTGTTGAARCTGGCCCACTGCCATGGGGCGGTGCTGGGAACCTCCTGGCAGCTGGTGCTGGCCACGCTGCAG cacCTGGTGTGGATCCTAGGTCTGAAGCCTGGGGTTGGAGGTGCTCTGAAGCCTGGTCGTGCAGTAGAGGGGCCAAGCACG GTGCTGACCACGGCTGTGATGACGGACCTGCCTGTCATCGCCAACATCCTGTCTAGGCTCTTTGAGAGTTCCCAGTACTTAGACGACGTGTCACTGCATCACCTGATCAACGCactgtgctccctctctctggaGGCTGTGGAGATGGCCTATGGGACTAACAAA GAGCCGTCTCTGTTTGCTGTTGCCAAGCTGCTGGAGACCGGCCTGGTCAACATGGACCGTATAGAGATCCTGTGGAGGCCCCTCACTGGACATCTGCTGGAG AAG GCGTGCCTCCAGATCGTAGTGGACGTAGCCGGCAGCTTCGGTCTCCAGAACCAGGAGCTCAACATCAGCCTCCCCTCCATAGGACTCCTG TGGAACATCTCTGACTACTTCTTCCAGAGGGGCGAGGCCATCACCCAGGATCTAGAGAGGGAGGAGYCCGCGCTGCAGAAGCAGGCTCAGGAGAAGGGCGAGCCCCTGAACAGGCCCTTTCACCCGGCCCCTCCCTTCGACTGCCTGTGGCTGTGTCTATACGCCAAGCTGGGCCAGCTGTGTGTGGACCCCCGGCCCGCCGTCAGGAAGAGCGCCGGTCAGACCATGTTCTCCACCATCGCTGCCCACGGCACCCTACTGCAGCAGTCCACCTGGCACATCGTCGTCTGGAAG GTTCTGTTCCACCTGCTGGACTGTGTGAGGAAGTCTTCCACTACGGCCYATAAGGAAAAGATTGAGTCGGGGGGCGGGAACATCCTCATCCACCACTCACGGGACACAGCTGAGAAACAGTGGGCGGAGACCTGGGTGCTGACGCTGGCAGGGGTGGCTCGTATCTTCAACACCAGGAGATACCTCCTGCAGCAGCtag GTGACTTCTTCAAGGCGTGGGAGGTTCTGTTGGACCACATCCAGTCTGCTGCCCTCAGTAAGAACAGCGAGGTCTCCCTGGCCGCGCTCAAGTCCTTCCAGGAGATCCTCCAGATCGCCACACCCGTCAAGGACTCCGCCATGCCCACCGACGCTCTGGCTGCCATGGGTGTTTCCCCCGTCCTCATCGACCCCCTCAGCGCCCCGGGCCCCGGCAGACCCCTGCTGCGCTCCGACTCGATGCTGGAGAGGCTGACGAGCTACAACGGCGCCGAACTCCAGGCCCCTCCACCAGGGGAGGAATCGGCACTGGAGGATGCGGCGCTGTGGTGGTCGGCGTGGAACACCTGGTACCGGACAGGCACAGACAGCACGAGGCCCCCTAGTGGTGGGACGGGGACAGACAGACCCTCCTTCGTCCCCAGCCAGCCCTTCCTGACAGCGTTAGTCCAGATCTTCCCTGCCCTCTACCAGCACATAAAGACTGGCTTCAGCATGGAGGACCTGAGGAAACTGGGGGTGATCCTCCACGGGGCCGTGTCCATACCCATCAGTAGTGACGCCTCGCCCTTCATCCTGCCCTCTTACACCGAGGCTGTCCTCACCAGCCTGCAGGAGGCCGTTCTCACCGCGCTCGACGTGCTGCAGAAG gcCATCTGTGTGGGCCCAGAGAACCTGCAGGTCATGTACCCAGCCGTCTTTGAACAGCTGCTCCTCTTCGTCGAGTTCTCCTGCAAACCCCCCCAGTACGGCAAGCTGGAAACCAAACATGTGGCCAACGCTAAATACAACCAG ATCCAGCTGTTTGCACCG gcAGAATGGGTTGCCTTAAACTACGTGCCCTTTGCTGAGAGGtccctggaggtggtggtggaccTCTACCACAAAACAGCCtgtcacaaagctgtcatcaacgagAAAGTCCTACAGAACATCATCAAG ACCCTGCGGATGCCCCTGGGCCTAAAGTATGGGTGTCCGTCAGAGAGCACGTGGAAGCTAGCTGTGTCATCCCTGCTGAAGGTGCTATCCACCGGGCTGCCCGTGGCACGTCAGCACGCCTCCTCTGGGAAGTTTGACACTATGTGGCCAGAGCTGTCCAACGCCTTCGAAGACTTCCTTTTCACCAAAAG CACACCTCCAGACAATGTGTCCATCCAGGAGTTCCAGAAGAATGAAGCCATTGACGTTGAG gTGGTGCAGTTGATCAGCACAGAGATCTTGCCGTTTGCCATCTTCATCCCCAAAGACTTTGTTGGCCAGATTATGGCCATGCTTAATAAAGGATCCATTCACTCACAGTCCTCCTCATTCACAG AGGCAGAGGTAGACGTGCGGATGCGGGAGGAGTTCTCCAAAGTGTGTTTTGAGACGCTGCTCCAGTTCTCTTTCAGTAACAAGGTGTCAACGCCCCAGGAAGGCTACATCTCTCGCATGGCCCTCTCCGTGCTCCTCAAGAGGTCCCAGGACGTGTTGAGGCGCTATGTGGACGATGAGAGGCTGAGTGGACGCTGCCCACTGCCCAG gcAACAAGTGACGGAAATCATCTTTGTCTTAAAAGCTATCAGCACTTTGATGGACTCACTTAAAAAGACCCAGCCGGAAAACG tGGATGGGACCACGTGGGCCCAGGTCATTGCACTGTACCCTACCCTGGTGGAGTGCATCACCTGCTCCTCCTCTGAGGTCAGCTCAGCACTGAAGGAGGCCATGGGGCCCTTCAAAGACTTTATGCAGCCCCCTGTCTCCAGAGTACAAAACGGAGAGTCCTGA